From the genome of Brassica oleracea var. oleracea cultivar TO1000 chromosome C4, BOL, whole genome shotgun sequence:
ATTCACCACGCTACTACCATCGCGCCCGAGATTGATCTGTTTCTCGAGGAATCTCGAAAAAACGCCCTTTACTACCCGCATCACCGGAACTAGGGTTTCGGATCCTGAAAAGATCAAGGTAACGCCTTACGACGGCACGACCGATCCAAGGGCACACCTACAGGTTTTCCAGATCGCAATGGGGAGAGCCAAATTAAGAGAAAGCGAAAGTGCTTCCGACGAATGCCGCCTCTTCATCGAAAACCTTGAAGGAGCAGCACTCGAATGGTTCTCTCGCCTGAAGCGAAATTCCATCGGAACCTTTCGCCAAATCGCCTCGGAGTTACTCAAGCAGTACTCTATGTTAAAAGACCGAGAAACCTCCGATGTCGATCTCTAAAGCATGTCCTAGGGAGAGGACGAACCTCTCCACGACTTCATAAAACAGTTTAAGATTGTCATGGCTAGAGTCAGCGGAATAAGCGACAAAGTAGCGGTAGACACACTCCGTAAGACGCTCTAGTACAAGTCAAAATTCAGGAAGTGGATAACGTTGGATAAGCCGCGTACGATTCAGGACGCACTCCATAAGGGCACAGACTACATAATCATCGAAGAAGAGATGAAAGTCTTGTCGCAAAAACAGAGGCTGACGAAAACATCGTCGGAGGATCCCGGGTCGGATCAGAAACCAAAATGGAGAAACCCTCGTAACAACAAAAACGTCTATCATGGGGACGAGGAGGAGACCCAGGGAGCGCATAACTACGCCATCAGCTCCGGACCGGAGCAAGGCCGGACGACGGGTAATACATGGACCCGAAATCTAAATTACGACGAAAATGCCTTCTGCGACTTTCACCATGCCCATGGCCACTCAAACGTAAACTGCAAGGTTCTCGGTGCCAGGTTGGCCACAAAGCTGCTCGCGGGAGAACTCGCCGAAGTATCTAGCGTAAAATACCTCGGTCGCGATTCAGACCGCCCTCCGAGAAACGATAAGGCCCCTCAAACGGAGAACTCTCTCCAAGGGAACCAATCGGGAGAAAAGAGCGGGATAAGACAGGACGAGAAGGGCAACGACAATAGTCGCCGCAGGGTCAACATGATCATCAGAGGATTGCAGTACTGCAGCGATACCATCTCCGCCATCAAAGCTTATGAGCGCAAGGCTGAGACGAGCGCAAATTCGCTAACCTGGTCCGTGCCTGGCGACTTCCCGAAAGAAGCAATCACTTTCGATGAAGAAGAGGCCGGCGATGTAGAAACCTGTAATGTAAAAAAAAAAACAAAAGAATGGTCGAGTATCTTTGGGTGGTCGAGTCGTGGGCTATCAGATTGTTCTTGTGTGAACCATGGGTCAATTATGCCACTAGAACATGGTTAGACAATGTGGTAGATTGATCCAAAGGACGTCTGAAGCATGACATTGTTGGAAGCACGACATGAAGACCCAAAGTTGGGCAAAAACTCTAATTTCGGTATTATGGAATATTTCGAGAAAGCCGGAAGCTCGGGAAATATTTTCTCTCAAGTTTAGAGATCAAGTGGAGTTCATTAAAAATGTTCAGAGCATCAGAAAGGGCGTAGAAAAAATATTTGGGATTGATCGCGAGACGAAAATTCACCGGAATGGTCGAAATCAGACGAATGGACCGAGAAGCACGATGTTGCTTGGGTTGAGTGTTCAGAACGCGGTGTCAACTGTCCAGAAATCTGAGTGTCTATAGAAGCTTAAGGTTTTGCATGGAAGTAGTACATGCAGCCTGACATGTAGAAGCACGAGGTGTCGCCGTGCATGCAACTGAAGCATGTGGCCAGCCATGTGTGAGCTGTTGTGGCGCCTTGCATGAGTTCCAGTCATGCAGCCTGACATCTGGGAGGAGTGGTAGTTCCCTGCATGTGTCCTGGCCATGCTGAAAGACATGTGGAACACGAGGTGCCGCCGTGCATGCGTCCGGAGCCATGCAGAGCGACACACGGGCGGCCACCAACCTGAATCTGATTGGCTGCTGTCTTCTATAAACATCTACGACCTCCCTCTCATTTCACCCCAACCAGACCACACCAAGGCCAGTTTAAAACGTGAGAGAGAACCTGAAAAGAAAGCAAGAGTTTCCGAGATTTTTCGGGAGTTTTGGGCAGTTTTCAAGAGAACAGTTTCTCTGCCAGTTTTGAGACAGCGCCTAGGGGAGGTTCTGTTCGAGTGGAGATTAGTCAAGTGAATATCGGATCAGTTCAAGACCAGTCCAGATGTGGGTCTACTTGAGAAGGTCGGGAAAAGAGTTTGGATCGCAGAAGACGGATTTGGGGTCAAGGCCATGTTCAGCCAAAGAACAGTGAGTTATGATCAATTGATTGCTGAGTTGTTTTCATGCAGGTTCCCGTTACTTGGAAGTTGGATCATGGCAGGAGGCTGAGTCTAACTGAGTAACGGCTTGATTAGTTAATAGTTGAGGTTTGGTTGATTGAGTTGATAGCATTCTTAGTTATTGCTTGAGAATCGTAGTAGCATGCTAATGGTTAGGTTGATTGGTTAAGTTAACGAATGTGGATAGTTAGGTACCTGGAATTTATATCCTTAGGCTTGGTTCTGGAATATGATTGATTGTGTTAGTTTGCGATTAGTACTAAAAACCTTGTGTTATTTTACCGGGTTTAGTATTAGTTATGTATTGGCCATATAGCATTTGTGTAACCCACAATGCTAGGCATGTTTGAGGTGGATTAGTGTTTCCTCGACCTCGTACCCAGCGGGGTTAGGGAAACCCCTTATTCGCTTGATCGATAATACTCAGAGAGACGGCTTTATCGCCTATGGCTGAGTGGTTGCACTACGAGGTAGTGACCGGCAGTGACCCGAACGTACTGTGGGCTGTCTTGCGGTGACCCGAACGTAGTGTGGGCCGCAATCGTCGTGTGACAACCGGCAGTGGCCCGAACGTACTGGGGCTGTCGCACGGTGACCCGAACGTATTGTGGGCCGCGTTCGGTTGAAAGTTCCTTCTTCTGGCCTTTGTGGTNNNNNNNNNNNNNNNNNNNNNNNNNNNNNNNNNNNNNNNNNNNNNNNNNNNNNNNNNNNNNNNNNNNNNNNNNNNNNNNNNNNNNNNNNNNNNNNNNNNNNNNNNNNNNNNNNNNNNTATATCGTTAATTATCTAGCTATTATTATCTGCTGCGTATTTCCGATATCGCTTATGTTATTGAATTGGATTGATTTATTATTAGGTGAACCTCTCGCTTTAGATTGTTTGGGGTGGGATAGCGAGGGGTTGTATTTGTTAGTTGGGGATCATAATTCACTGAATAACATTAGGTTACTCACCCAACTCCGTTGTCCTTTTTGCAGGTAGCTTTAGTAAGGATGATCGGATAGCTTGGTGCTGGATGTTAGGATCGCCGGTGTAGATTTTCATGCCTTTTGTTAACGGTATTGTGGATTTGTGTTTAGTTTACTCGATTTGGCATTAGCTCGGGACCAGTCTGGAATTATATCAATGTGTAGACATTTCTTGAATCAATAAATAATTTGTCTTTATATGCGTGTCATGAGTACTCTGATATTTGACTAGTCCGGTCTAACACAACGTTTGGTTGTGGTACAGGTTGAAAAGCCTTAGGCCTCGATCTAACGGAAAACGCTAACTCTAGGCACGGGTTGCAAAGCCTTGAGCCTTGACTAAGCGGGGCAAGTTAGTGGATGAACTGGTCTAGGTCATAGAGTAAATTTTGTTACTCTTACCTGATCATCCATAGCCCGTCAAGTAGCGCTTCCGGACCATGATGTTGGGTTGGACGGTCAGTCATGTTCTTGTTTGATTGTTGGCTGGATGGTTGGCTCATTCATCTCTAACCCTGGGTGTTCGACGATCGATCGGTCATGTTCTTGTTTAATTGTTGGCTGGTTGATCGACCATTTGTCTAGGACGGTTCGAGGGTGTTACAGGCGGGATCGATCAGCCCCACTGTGATCCGCTCGTGACCGACCTCGTGATAAGGGATCTCGAGGTCGCGAGAGTTCCCATCGACACGGGTAGCACAGTCAATGTCATCTTCCGTGATACCCTTAAAAGGATGAACATCGAGCTAGGAGAAGTCGTACCGTCCCCCAAGCCGCTAACCAGTTTCGAGGGCACAACATCTATGACTCTCGGATCGATCAAACTGCCTGTCACGGCCAAAGAAGTGACAAAGATTGTCGATTTCGCAGTCGTCGACCACCCGGCCATCTACAACGTCATCATGGGCACGCCTTGGCTAAAGCAATGAAAGCAGTCTCGTCGACTTATCGCCTAGGCATCAAATTCCCAACTCATAACGGAATCGCCGCAATCTTGGGATCCCACACACAGTCGAGACGCTGCTTCCTGGCCGAACACAAGCTACGGCAAATCAATACCATCACGATTGTAAAGCCCAAACGGGCAAAGCTAGCCCAGACATCAACTGAAAACGCTTCGGAAAAAGATGATCTGGAATCGTCAACTCAAGTAACGGACAAGGAGCAACCAGTTTCAAAGCCAAACGCTTCTACCCAGCCGGAGGAAACAAACCCGGTAAAAGACGTCGGTCCTGCGACTAACGCGACCGACGCAGTAGTCGAGTAAACACACTCGCACAATAAACATAACTACTAGATGGCTTGGTCCCCGAAAGGGGTACGTAGGCAGCTCGTCCAAGGATGGGTTCACCTATCCCCCTATCCAAAAAAGGGGAGGGGGATTGGGTGCATATACGAATACTCATATATTCCCGCATTCTAAAGATACTTGCCTTGTACTCAAATTTTTTGAAACTCTTTCGGCAATAAAAAA
Proteins encoded in this window:
- the LOC106338390 gene encoding uncharacterized protein LOC106338390, whose protein sequence is MGRAKLRESESASDECRLFIENLEGAALEWFSRLKRNSIGTFRQIASELLKQKWITLDKPRTIQDALHKGTDYIIIEEEMKVLSQKQRLTKTSSEDPGSDQKPKWRNPRNNKNVYHGDEEETQGAHNYAISSGPEQGRTTGNTWTRNLNYDENAFCDFHHAHGHSNVNCKVLGARLATKLLAGELAEVSSVKYLGRDSDRPPRNDKAPQTENSLQGNQSGEKSGIRQDEKGNDNSRRRVNMIIRGLQYCSDTISAIKAYERKAETSANSLTWSVPGDFPKEAITFDEEEAGDVETCGIDQPHCDPLVTDLVIRDLEVARVPIDTGSTVNVIFRDTLKRMNIELGEVVPSPKPLTSFEGTTSMTLGSIKLPVTAKEVTKIVDFAVVDHPAIYNVIMGTPWLKQ